A genomic window from Aquitalea aquatilis includes:
- a CDS encoding porin yields MNPRILVAALACTLPALALADVSIYGSMRVGINSMKSADTHYRQTTGIDDYGSKIGFKGREDLGNGLQAIWQVETGMALDGVPNNGTGSGRLANRMSFVGLEGGWGRLRAGFIDDVLTDTEATDIMASPRRDVKGGIAYPLYEARDIFGSNNYGDSRARNSLRYDSPRLYGVQGSLQYGAGEKQVDGKSSGDTWGLRLSYADDGYFATYAYLTKLNSIASNNSGVHRLEFGYNANNLALAATLQKTTLYGNAHKNQDNSDDFEIPGIIEAGIAKTGNNKLTSQVYALSAAYRMGNFKPMAVYSHRRQVKIDGQSLNWGANQWAIGAEYYLSKTSWLQAGYGQVRQNAGGQRALGLEQPDANTSWLMLRKEF; encoded by the coding sequence ATCCATTTACGGCTCCATGCGCGTTGGCATCAACAGCATGAAAAGTGCCGATACCCACTACCGCCAGACCACCGGCATCGACGACTACGGCAGCAAGATCGGCTTCAAGGGTCGCGAGGATCTGGGCAACGGCTTGCAGGCCATCTGGCAGGTGGAAACCGGCATGGCACTGGATGGCGTACCCAACAACGGTACCGGCAGCGGCCGGCTGGCCAACCGCATGAGCTTTGTCGGGCTGGAAGGCGGCTGGGGCAGACTGCGCGCCGGCTTTATCGATGACGTCCTGACCGATACCGAGGCCACCGACATCATGGCCAGCCCGCGCCGCGACGTGAAAGGTGGCATTGCCTACCCGCTGTACGAAGCGCGCGACATATTCGGCAGCAACAACTACGGCGACAGCCGCGCCAGAAACAGCCTGCGCTACGATAGCCCACGCCTGTACGGCGTGCAGGGCAGCCTGCAATATGGGGCCGGCGAAAAGCAGGTGGATGGCAAGAGCAGCGGCGACACCTGGGGCTTGCGCCTGTCTTACGCCGACGACGGCTACTTCGCCACCTACGCCTATCTGACCAAGCTCAACAGCATTGCCAGCAACAATAGCGGCGTGCACCGGCTGGAATTCGGCTACAACGCCAACAATCTGGCGCTGGCCGCCACCCTGCAAAAAACCACGCTGTACGGCAATGCCCACAAGAACCAGGACAATAGCGACGACTTCGAGATTCCAGGCATTATCGAAGCCGGCATCGCCAAAACCGGCAACAACAAGCTCACCAGCCAGGTGTATGCGCTGAGCGCCGCTTATCGCATGGGCAACTTCAAGCCCATGGCGGTATATTCGCACCGCCGCCAGGTCAAGATAGATGGTCAGAGCCTGAACTGGGGCGCCAATCAGTGGGCCATCGGTGCCGAGTACTACCTGAGCAAAACCAGCTGGCTGCAAGCCGGCTATGGCCAGGTCAGGCAAAACGCTGGCGGCCAACGCGCGCTGGGACTGGAGCAGCCGGATGCCAACACCAGCTGGCTGATGCTGCGCAAGGAGTTCTAA